TAAAGGGTTGTAAGTATATTAGTTATATGTTACATAAtgaagtaataaaaaaacttaaatatgattataattttgaaacttttaatattttccataATTTCGTGCAAGCTTACTATAAATATCAGAAaagttataataatttatgctTACCAAATATGGTTTACATAGATGattataagtataaaaaaatggatgccTTATATCGGTTGTATGATAAGTATACTAAGTTTGTATCACCCAAAATCCCTCGAAAAACCTCATCCTGTGAAGATCTTAAATTTGttgttcatttatataatgattatataaCTGATAATAAATCTACTAGCAAATATTTGAATGACATATTAGACGATTTTGAAAAGCTTCTTAGAAGCACTATAGAGAAGCATAAGAATGGTTGTACATATGATTATACTTTAACACCTATTATTAAATTCATTGAGGAAAATACACAACAACATATTAAGGACAACCAAGAAACACTTGAAGCAATTACATCAACAATAATAGAAAAACCATCATTAACACAACAACCTGAAGTAACAAGTCCCCATGATACATCCAGACATAATGAAGGAACCAAAATAGAATCGGAAACATTAGCTTCCAGGGAATCAAAAGGCATAATAACACACGCCCTAGAAACACATCAAACAGAAGAAATACATCGTGCTATTAGAACAGGAGATGATCAAGAAAGAGAAATTGTAACAAGAGCATTACCTGATGATCGAACACTAAGAACATATTCCCTCTACGATCCATTAGGTAAATTAGGATTAATTCCTGGAGGAAAATCATCAGAACAATTAACATTGACACAAGAATCATCATATAATCCACAAAATGGATTGGAAAAA
Above is a genomic segment from Plasmodium vivax scf_4140 genomic scaffold, whole genome shotgun sequence containing:
- a CDS encoding variable surface protein Vir 28, putative (encoded by transcript PVX_007080A); translated protein: MEKHATDEVYLKYNDYRTLKEKFNRNPNYEYDLKSDDILKTYTVEESIKSTYKDAYKELFRHLHDGTVMSQYMIKGCKYISYMLHNEVIKKLKYDYNFETFNIFHNFVQAYYKYQKSYNNLCLPNMVYIDDYKYKKMDALYRLYDKYTKFVSPKIPRKTSSCEDLKFVVHLYNDYITDNKSTSKYLNDILDDFEKLLRSTIEKHKNGCTYDYTLTPIIKFIEENTQQHIKDNQETLEAITSTIIEKPSLTQQPEVTSPHDTSRHNEGTKIESETLASRESKGIITHALETHQTEEIHRAIRTGDDQEREIVTRALPDDRTLRTYSLYDPLGKLGLIPGGKSSEQLTLTQESSYNPQNGLEKDQKFLENVRNTITGVLGEVDPVPVVGVSGGMGALFLLFRVLKILHLRGRGPRRRIPNSFIGHIPGAFPEYDEYYDGHFTHGPINISYRPE